One segment of Manihot esculenta cultivar AM560-2 chromosome 4, M.esculenta_v8, whole genome shotgun sequence DNA contains the following:
- the LOC110613589 gene encoding protein NRT1/ PTR FAMILY 1.2, with protein MVFYLTKEYHMSVTQATTTIFLWNAATNFTPLLGALISDSYLGRFLTIGIGSTFSLLGTILMWLTAMIPFLRPLQCNQMTQEICENPTTLQMAILVISMGLVSIGAGGIRPCSLAFGADQLVKRSDSKNKGLLESYFGWYYACTAIAVLLSMTVVVYIQERYGWKVGYAVPAILMFLSVFLFFVASPLYFKQKERTNLLTGFAQVLVAAYKNRKVPFPPKDAYNKYYHKKNSESSVPTENLRFLNKACIITNPEQDLASDGSEPNSWSLCTVERVEELKVIIRVIPIWSTGIMISINVSQGSLQVFQAISMDRHLTPNFEIPAGTFAMFLIISVIAWIVLYDRVIIPLASKIKGEPVRLDVKLRMGIGIFFSCMAMVVAGIVENIRRRKAIMEGHLNNPQAVVQMSALWLIPQFCFHGLAEAFNSIAQSEFFYSEFPKSLSSIAGALSGLGSSVANLLATVILSVVNQSTSKGGKDGWVPDNINKGRYDKYYGLLAIMSFLNLLYFVFCCWAYGPSKDQSSNFGDDDQEEEE; from the exons ATGGTGTTCTATTTGACGAAAGAATATCACATGAGTGTAACCCAAGCTACTACTACAATCTTCCTTTGGAATGCTGCTACAAATTTCACACCTCTTTTGGGTGCTTTAATCTCTGATTCATACTTGGGTCGCTTTCTCACCATTGGCATAGGTTCAACATTCAGTCTCTTG GGAACGATCCTTATGTGGTTAACAGCCATGATTCCGTTTTTGAGACCTCTCCAGTGCAACCAAATGACCCAAGAAATATGTGAAAACCCAACAACACTCCAAATGGCTATACTTGTCATTTCTATGGGCTTAGTCTCTATTGGCGCTGGTGGTATTAGGCCATGTTCCTTAGCATTTGGGGCTGATCAATTGGTTAAAAGATCTGACTCCAAAAACAAAGGACTGTTAGAAAGCTATTTCGGGTGGTACTATGCCTGCACAGCCATTGCTGTTCTTCTGTCTATGACAGTAGTTGTTTATATCCAAGAACGTTATGGTTGGAAAGTCGGTTATGCGGTTCCTGCAATTCTTATGTTCTTGTCTGTTTTTTTATTCTTTGTTGCTTCTCCACTTTACTTCAAGCAAAAAGAACGCACGAATTTGCTTACCGGCTTTGCACAAGTCCTCGTGGCTGCTTACAAGAATAGAAAAGTTCCATTCCCTCCAAAAGATGCATACAACAAGTATTATCATAAGAAGAATTCAGAATCCAGTGTACCAACTGAGAATCTAAG GTTCTTAAACAAGGCTTGCATCATCACAAACCCAGAACAAGATTTAGCTTCAGATGGATCAGAACCAAATTCTTGGAGTCTTTGCACGGTAGAGAGAGTAGAAGAACTTAAAGTTATTATCAGAGTTATCCCAATATGGTCCACAGGGATTATGATCTCGATAAATGTTAGTCAAGGCTCATTGCAAGTATTCCAAGCTATCTCTATGGACAGACACTTAACTCCCAATTTTGAAATTCCAGCAGGCACTTTTGCTATGTTCTTAATCATTTCTGTAATAGCATGGATTGTTCTTTATGATAGAGTAATCATTCCCTTAGCATCAAAAATCAAGGGTGAGCCAGTGAGACTCGATGTTAAATTGAGAATGGGAATTGGTATATTTTTTTCTTGCATGGCAATGGTAGTTGCAGGAATTGTTGAGAATATTCGACGAAGAAAAGCAATCATGGAAGGGCATTTAAACAATCCTCAAGCTGTGGTGCAGATGTCTGCACTATGGCTTATTCCACAATTTTGCTTTCATGGCTTAGCAGAAGCATTTAACTCTATAGCCCAATCAGAGTTCTTTTATTCAGAGTTTCCAAAGAGCCTCTCAAGTATTGCTGGTGCTCTATCTGGACTAGGATCGTCAGTGGCAAATTTATTGGCAACTGTTATTCTGAGTGTTGTTAATCAAAGTACTTCGAAAGGAGGCAAAGATGGATGGGTTCCTGATAATATTAACAAGGGTCGTTATGACAAGTACTATGGACTTCTTGCAATTATGAGTTTTTTGAATTTGCTATATTTCGTATTCTGTTGTTGGGCATATGGTCCTTCCAAAGATCAATCGTCAAATTTCGGAGATGATGACCAGGAGGAAGAAGAATAA
- the LOC110613591 gene encoding protein PLANT CADMIUM RESISTANCE 8, giving the protein MGRNEITKELNGMSQSDQPAITITATHQLQASSGNQSESPQDSSSSSLDLDLVIGRPWTTGLFDCRQDQTNSIITAFLPCVTFGQISEVLDEGKSTCRCRSSCYLLLMLASYSQWILSTEYRTKLRKKFHLEEAPYTDVVSHLFCPCCSLCQEFRELKNRGLDPALGWNGILAQQQGKESDDKQLNIPPPNQAMSN; this is encoded by the exons ATGGGTAGAAATGAAATCACTAAGGAGCTCAATGGAATGTCACAGTCGGATCAGCCTGCAATCACCATAACAGCAACTCATCAGCTTCAGGCTTCATCAGGCAATCAATCTGAGTCTCCCCAAGATTCTTCCTCTAGCTCGTTAGACTTAGATCTAGTGATTGGACGTCCCTGGACGACTGGATTGTTTGATTGTCGTCAAGATCAAACAAATT CCATTATTACAGCATTTCTTCCTTGTGTAACTTTCGGACAAATATCAGAAGTACTGGACGAAGGAAAGTCTA CTTGCAGGTGTAGGAGTTCCTGTTACTTGTTGCTGATGCTTGCTTCATATTCTCAATGGATTTTGAGCACCGAGTACAGAACTAAGCTGAGAAAGAAATTTCATTTGGAAGAAGCTCCCTACACAGATGTGGTGTCTCATCTCTTTTGTCCTTGTTGTTCCCTTTGTCAGGAGTTCAGAGAGCTTAAAAACAGAGGACTTGACCCTGCTCTAG GTTGGAATGGAATCCTGGCTCAACAACAAGGAAAGGAATCTGATGATAAACAACTAAATATTCCTCCTCCAAATCAAGCCATGTCCAACTAA
- the LOC110613592 gene encoding probable inactive nicotinamidase At3g16190 isoform X1: MGDKWKQTALLVIDMQNDFILEDGLMRVDGGEAIVPNVIKAVEIARHHGVLVVWVVREHDPLGRDVELFRRHLYSSGKVGPTSKGSKGAELVDGLVIKEGDYKIVKTRFSAFFNTHLHSFLQTEGIKSLVIVGVQTPNCIRQTVFDAVALDYENVSVIVDATAAATPDVHVANIFDMKNIGVRIPTLQEWHESEA, translated from the exons ATGGGAGATAAATGGAAGCAGACTGCTCTGTTGGTAATTGACATGCAG AATGATTTTATTCTTGAGGATGGGTTGATGAGAGTCGATGGAGGGGAAGCCATTGTTCCCAATGTCATAAAGGCAGTCGAAATCGCTAGGCATCATGGCGTTCTAGTAGTCTGG GTTGTCCGTGAACATGATCCACTAGGAAGAGATGTGGAACTTTTTCGCCGGCATTTGTACTCTTCAGGGAAAGTGGGTCCTACTTCTAAGGGAAGCAAGGGAGCGGAACTGGTTGATGGCCTTGTGATCAAAGAAGGGGATTATAAGATAGTGAAGACACGCTTCAGTGCATTTTTTAACACCCATCTTCATTCATTTCTGCAGACGGAGGGAATTAAGAGTTTGGTGATAGTTG GTGTTCAAACTCCAAATTGCATTAGGCAGACTGTCTTTGATGCAGTAGCACTGGATTATGAAAATGTTTCTGTTATTGTTGATGCCACAGCTGCTGCGACACCAGATGTACATGTTG CCAATATCTTTGACATGAAAAATATTGGAGTCAGAATCCCAACATTACAGGAATGGCATGAGTCTGAAGCTTGA
- the LOC110613592 gene encoding probable inactive nicotinamidase At3g16190 isoform X2 encodes MGDKWKQTALLVIDMQNDFILEDGLMRVDGGEAIVPNVIKAVEIARHHGVLVVWVVREHDPLGRDVELFRRHLYSSGKVGPTSKGSKGAELVDGLVIKEGDYKIVKTRFSAFFNTHLHSFLQTEGIKSLVIVGVQTPNCIRQTVFDAVALDYENVSVIVDATAAATPDVHVDLNARRRNNCGMI; translated from the exons ATGGGAGATAAATGGAAGCAGACTGCTCTGTTGGTAATTGACATGCAG AATGATTTTATTCTTGAGGATGGGTTGATGAGAGTCGATGGAGGGGAAGCCATTGTTCCCAATGTCATAAAGGCAGTCGAAATCGCTAGGCATCATGGCGTTCTAGTAGTCTGG GTTGTCCGTGAACATGATCCACTAGGAAGAGATGTGGAACTTTTTCGCCGGCATTTGTACTCTTCAGGGAAAGTGGGTCCTACTTCTAAGGGAAGCAAGGGAGCGGAACTGGTTGATGGCCTTGTGATCAAAGAAGGGGATTATAAGATAGTGAAGACACGCTTCAGTGCATTTTTTAACACCCATCTTCATTCATTTCTGCAGACGGAGGGAATTAAGAGTTTGGTGATAGTTG GTGTTCAAACTCCAAATTGCATTAGGCAGACTGTCTTTGATGCAGTAGCACTGGATTATGAAAATGTTTCTGTTATTGTTGATGCCACAGCTGCTGCGACACCAGATGTACATGTTG ATTTGAATGCACGGAGAAGGAACAATTGTGGCATGATATAA
- the LOC110613592 gene encoding probable inactive nicotinamidase At3g16190 isoform X3: MGDKWKQTALLVIDMQNDFILEDGLMRVDGGEAIVPNVIKAVEIARHHGVLVVWVVREHDPLGRDVELFRRHLYSSGKVGPTSKGSKGAELVDGLVIKEGDYKIVKTRFSAFFNTHLHSFLQTEGIKSLVIVGVQTPNCIRQTVFDAVALDYENVSVIVDATAAATPDVHVACE, translated from the exons ATGGGAGATAAATGGAAGCAGACTGCTCTGTTGGTAATTGACATGCAG AATGATTTTATTCTTGAGGATGGGTTGATGAGAGTCGATGGAGGGGAAGCCATTGTTCCCAATGTCATAAAGGCAGTCGAAATCGCTAGGCATCATGGCGTTCTAGTAGTCTGG GTTGTCCGTGAACATGATCCACTAGGAAGAGATGTGGAACTTTTTCGCCGGCATTTGTACTCTTCAGGGAAAGTGGGTCCTACTTCTAAGGGAAGCAAGGGAGCGGAACTGGTTGATGGCCTTGTGATCAAAGAAGGGGATTATAAGATAGTGAAGACACGCTTCAGTGCATTTTTTAACACCCATCTTCATTCATTTCTGCAGACGGAGGGAATTAAGAGTTTGGTGATAGTTG GTGTTCAAACTCCAAATTGCATTAGGCAGACTGTCTTTGATGCAGTAGCACTGGATTATGAAAATGTTTCTGTTATTGTTGATGCCACAGCTGCTGCGACACCAGATGTACATGTTG CATGTGAATGA